A genomic region of Salinibacter pepae contains the following coding sequences:
- a CDS encoding glycosyltransferase family 2 protein has product MSPPLISIVTPSYNQAEYLEETIRSVQEQDYPHVEHIVIDGDSDDDSADILRAYDDNLAYWVSEPDRGQSHAINKGLEQATGDILAYLNSDDFYLPGTFEAVAELYRESPEAGLLHGRCRYVNEQGEKVGSQYGQFESVADLLDLWEVWWSEQQVVQPEVFWTRDVYERVGGFREDLNYVMDYDYWLRTLLEGFDLVRVDREFTAFRFQPNQKSEESEAVASELLNCVRPYLWGKASLPLPTRIYLQGQWLHHACFLPAVERSLEKGQSKHQRWKMLLRLTAQHPQIVFSRGVRHRLYSILTSITSKS; this is encoded by the coding sequence ATGTCCCCTCCTCTAATCTCTATTGTAACACCAAGTTATAACCAGGCTGAATACCTTGAGGAAACAATTCGATCGGTGCAGGAACAGGATTATCCACACGTCGAGCACATCGTTATTGATGGCGACAGTGACGATGACAGCGCCGATATCCTGCGTGCCTACGACGACAATCTCGCGTATTGGGTGAGCGAGCCAGACCGGGGACAAAGCCATGCCATCAACAAGGGACTTGAGCAGGCCACAGGGGATATCCTTGCTTACCTGAACAGTGATGACTTCTATCTTCCGGGCACTTTTGAAGCCGTCGCCGAGCTGTACCGTGAGTCCCCAGAGGCAGGGCTGCTACACGGGCGTTGCCGATACGTTAATGAGCAGGGAGAAAAAGTTGGCTCGCAGTACGGTCAGTTCGAGAGCGTTGCCGATCTGCTTGATCTGTGGGAAGTGTGGTGGAGCGAGCAACAAGTGGTTCAGCCCGAGGTGTTCTGGACGCGGGATGTCTATGAGAGGGTTGGGGGCTTCCGAGAGGATCTGAACTACGTTATGGATTACGACTACTGGCTGCGTACGCTGCTGGAAGGATTTGACTTAGTGCGCGTCGATCGAGAGTTTACCGCCTTTCGATTTCAGCCCAACCAGAAGTCTGAAGAGAGCGAGGCGGTTGCAAGTGAGCTTCTCAACTGTGTCAGACCATACCTCTGGGGAAAAGCCTCTTTGCCTCTGCCAACGCGAATATATTTACAGGGACAGTGGTTGCATCACGCATGCTTCCTGCCGGCAGTGGAGCGCTCCTTGGAAAAAGGACAGTCAAAGCATCAGCGATGGAAGATGCTTCTGCGTCTGACTGCCCAGCATCCCCAAATCGTCTTTTCCCGGGGGGTTCGCCATAGACTGTACAGCATTCTGACCTCCATCACATCTAAATCCTGA
- a CDS encoding sulfotransferase family 2 domain-containing protein, which produces MTTIFLHIHKTGGTSLSHALRWGTQFARRHWTEPGDSWAKSYQDLSEKEREQVDLLQGHFLYGIHEHCPGPATYIAMVRHPVERIISSYYYTIDTFPDTYIQEMTLEAFAAGESIHRECNAQARRIAGVSKDEAESVSSEGLFDRAIHNIEDHFACVGLLKRFDESLMLMRHLLEWSFYPLYLREKETTDRPRGNDIPSSTREAIRRSNEVDMRLYDFVVSRFDEQIKSQPRIERDVSRFRKLNCLYQKIAPWFVEQYRRLR; this is translated from the coding sequence ATGACGACGATTTTCTTGCATATCCATAAGACGGGCGGGACCTCTCTGAGTCATGCGTTGCGGTGGGGGACACAGTTTGCAAGACGCCATTGGACGGAGCCCGGTGATTCCTGGGCAAAATCGTACCAAGACCTCTCAGAGAAAGAGCGCGAACAAGTTGACTTGCTGCAGGGGCATTTTCTCTACGGAATACATGAGCATTGTCCAGGTCCAGCTACGTATATCGCGATGGTGCGTCACCCAGTAGAGCGTATCATATCGTCTTATTACTATACAATCGACACATTTCCTGACACCTACATACAAGAGATGACCTTGGAAGCTTTTGCCGCTGGCGAGAGCATCCATCGGGAGTGTAATGCTCAGGCTCGCCGTATCGCGGGCGTCAGCAAAGACGAGGCTGAATCAGTAAGCAGTGAGGGACTATTTGATCGAGCCATTCACAATATTGAGGATCATTTTGCCTGTGTCGGGTTGCTGAAGCGTTTCGACGAAAGCCTCATGCTCATGCGTCATCTTCTCGAATGGTCTTTTTATCCGCTATACCTGCGCGAAAAGGAGACGACCGATCGACCCCGCGGAAACGATATTCCATCATCGACGCGGGAAGCCATCCGCAGATCCAACGAGGTCGACATGCGCTTATATGATTTTGTTGTGAGTCGCTTCGATGAGCAGATAAAGTCTCAGCCTCGTATCGAGCGTGACGTGAGCCGATTCCGCAAACTCAATTGTCTCTATCAAAAGATCGCACCTTGGTTTGTGGAGCAGTATCGCCGCCTTCGTTGA